A stretch of the Lactuca sativa cultivar Salinas chromosome 9, Lsat_Salinas_v11, whole genome shotgun sequence genome encodes the following:
- the LOC111914784 gene encoding uncharacterized protein LOC111914784 yields the protein MESLDFSPLQPRKNAHGFEYEKARTSLLDECVREVEKELAPVKDTWSTQGVSIVSDGWSNVKNMPLINVAQNSRGLTFMYAEDFLGIVKSGAEISKFLQGAIEEIGPSSVLQVVTDNTANCKLAGQEIEKDMTKAFTWLSDTYRRGKGIVKFFVNHTHALSFFRENSKLQLLKVAKTRFAPHYILLKRLTECREALATTIVLNSWREWINKGDEHTRVLSNKIGDTIKDNDFWDDIDHVLVITKPIFYMIKFCDGEGPKMGEIYERMDNMMGQIKKAMTMRDNKFSSYFPKVRDIVVARWDKMTILLHCLGFALSPKYYDKNYLEKLAPGGMERRPPNEDKEVIFGVLKAFQRISETDEEEKKLREEFAIFHMKKGIYSLPETQADAVTMDEIDWWATYGAETPILADVAKRVLS from the exons ATGGAATCTCTGGATTTTTCCCCACTGCAGCCCCGAAAAAATGCACATGGATTCGAGTATGAAAAAGCTAGAACCTCGTTACTTGATGAATGTGTGAGAGAAGTGGAGAAGGAACTTGCACCAGTGAAAGACACGTGGTCAACGCAAGGAGTATCGATTGTCTCGGATGGCTGGTCAAATGTAAAAAATATGCCACTTATAAATGTTGCACAAAATTCACGTGGTCTAACTTTTATGTACGCGGAGGATTTTTTAGGGATTGTGAAGTCGGGGGCTGAAATTTCTAAGTTTCTACAAGGAGCCATTGAAGAGATTGGACCAAGTAGTGTTCTCCAAGTCGTAACCGATAACACGGCTAATTGCAAGTTGGCTGGACAGGAAATCGAAAAG gaCATGACAAAGGCATTTACATGGCTTTCCGACACATATAGGAGAGGCAAGGGTATTGTCAAGTTTTTTGTAAACCATACACATGCCTTATCTTTCTTTAGAGAAAACTCGAAATTGCAATTATTGAAGGTTGCAAAAACCCGTTTTGCACCCCATTACATATTGTTGAAAAGATTAACCGAGTGTAGGGAGGCGCTTGCTACTACTATTGTCTTAAACTCGTGGCGGGAATGGATCAACAAAGGGGATGAACACACTCGGGTACTTAGTAATAAAATTGGTGATACAATCAAAGATAATGACTTTTGGGATGATATTGATCATGTTTTGGTGATTACAAAGCCCATCTTTTACATGATAAAATTTTGTGATGGTGAAGGTCCAAAAATGGGAGAAATATATGAACGAATGGACAACATGATGGGTCAAATCAAAAAGGCTATGACTATGAGGGACAATAAATTCTCATCATATTTCCCTAAAGTTAGAGATATTGTTGTCGCAAGGTGGGATAAAATGACTATCCTTCTTCATTGTTTAGGATTTGCTTTAAGTCCTAAATATTATGACAAAAACTATCTTGAGAAATTGGCACCAGGAGGCATGGAAAGAAGACCTCCCAATGAGGACAAAGAAGTtatatttggtgttttgaaagcatttcaaagAATTTCAGAGACGGATGAAGAAGAAAAGAAGTTAAGAGAAGAATTTGCAATATTTCATATGAAGAAAGGAATTTATTCCTTGCCCGAAACGCAAGCCGATGCCGTGACTATGGACGAGATTGATTGGTGGGCGACATATGGAGCGGAGACTCCGATTTTGGCGGATGTAGCAAAAAGAGTACTCTCTTAA